The following are encoded in a window of Falco biarmicus isolate bFalBia1 chromosome 8, bFalBia1.pri, whole genome shotgun sequence genomic DNA:
- the LOC130154137 gene encoding LON peptidase N-terminal domain and RING finger protein 1-like, translating to MSRGPPSPPSPARGGSPGRQPRSAGSGDLDVLRCPSCRLLLWEPVTVSCGHSFCKPCLGGAVPSRCPLCRERLKLLGVGAARCSVVLGGLLEKCAGRESRLAWLVARVRHRLARGDAREALRMAQRGVELAPDARSLRLCRAEAFTALGQYSQALEDLDAVCRAEPGEHEAFFRKGKVLLEMGQRAEALLAWEHCLTLSPHFHPAWKEMEKILKREDAPQPHVAAANLGDAHQGSADPQVDGGSPALPLSSSQAQGPEGESTDGRGATGSEHSQGTATPSQPGQEPETSAERQSWWLVDNEEETAAAKCTQPCLGELLSISDFECSLCIRMFFEPVTTPCGHTFCKECLERCLDHRPNCPLCKQSLREYLKAGSYSPTVLLQDIMLATFPAQLAERQELHRAEMAELSNLTKNIPIFVCTMSFPGIACPLHVFEPRYRLMIRRCQETGTRRFGMCIYENGKSFADYGCMLEIRQIELLADGRSLVDTIGRRRFRVLSRGHRDGYNTADIEYLEDKKVAAEELQELQRLHESTYRLAQQFCEHRDLVSRHILMQHGQLPEKEEDIQALADGPTWCWWLISILPLDPSYQLNLFSTTSLHARLTQLQRILTALLQQPPGRHPLPERSPQGHV from the exons ATGAGCCGcgggccccccagccccccctccccagcccgcGGGGGGAGCCCCGGCCGGCAGCCCCGCAGCGCCGGGAGCGGGGACTTGGACGTGCTGCGCTGCCCCTCCTGCCGCCTCCTCCTCTGGGAGCCGGTGACCGTGTCCTGCGGTCACTCCTTCTGCAAGCCGTGCCTCGGGGGGGCCGTGCCCTCCCGCTGCCCCCTGTGCCGGGAGAGGCTGAAGCTGCTGGGCGTCGGGGCAGCGAGGTGCAGCGTGGTGCTCGGCGGCCTCCTGGAGAAGTGCGCGGGGCGGGAGAGCCGGCTGGCCTGGCTGGTGGCCCGTGTCCGCCACCGGCTGGCCCGCGGGGACGCGCGGGAGGCGCTGAGGATGGCGCAGAGAGGGGTCGAGCTGG cCCCAGATGCCAGGTCCCTGCGGCTATGCCGGGCAGAGGCTTTCACTGCGCTGGGGCAGTACTCACAGGCGCTGGAGGACCTGGATGCTGTGTGTAGGGCTGAGCCTGGAGAGCACGAG GCCTtcttcaggaaaggaaaggtgCTTCTGGAGATGGGACAGAGAGCCGAAGCCCTGCTGGCGTGGGAACACTGCCTGACACTCAGTCCCCATTTCCACCCTGCTTGGAAAGAGATGGAGAAG aTCCTCAAGCGAGAGGATGCTCCACAGCCACACGTGGCTGCTGCAAACCTGGGTGATGCTCACCAGGGCTCAGCCGATCCCCAGGTTGATGGAGGGAGCCCTGCACTCCCATTGTCTTCCTCCCAAGCTCAG GGTCCGGAGGGAGAGTCGACGGATGGCAGAGGAGCCACAGGGTCTGAGCACAGCCAGGGGACAGCCACCCCTTCCCAGCCAGGGCAAGAGCCGGAGACTTCGgcagagaggcagagctggtggtTGGTAG ATAATGAAGAGGAAACGGCAGCAGCAAAGTGTACCCAGCCGTGCCTTGGGGAGCTGCTGAGCATATCTGACTTCGAGTGCTCCCTCTGCATACG GATGTTCTTTGAGCCGGTGACGACACCATGTGGGcacaccttctgcaaggagtGCCTTGAACGCTGCCTGGACCACCGGCCCAACTGCCCCCTCTGCAAACAGAGCCTGAGAGAG TACCTGAAAGCTGGAAGCTACAGCcccactgtgctgctgcaggacatCATGCTGGCCACCTTCCCCGCACAGCTGGCCGAGCGCCAGGAGCTGCACCGGGCCGAGATGGCAGAGCTCTCTAA CCTGACCAAGAACATCCCCATCTTCGTCTGCACGATGTCCTTCCCAGGCATTGCCTGCCCTCTGCACGTCTTCGAGCCTCGCTACCGCCTCATGATCCGGCGGTGCCAGGAGACTGGCACAAGGAGGTTCGGCATGTGTATATATGAGAATGGGAAAAG TTTCGCTGACTACGGCTGCATGCTGGAGATCCGGCAGATCGAGCTGCTGGCGGACGGGAGGTCCTTGGTGGACACCATCGGCAGGCGGCGGTTCCGGGTGCTGAGCCGCGGACACAGGGACGGCTACAACACTGCCGACATCGAGTACCTGGAGGACAAGAAG GTGGCCGcggaggagctgcaggagctgcagcgcCTGCACGAAAGCACCTACCGCTTGGCTCAGCAGTTCTGTGAGCACAGAGACCTTGTCTCCAGGCACATTTTGATGCAGCATGGACAGCTGCCGGAGAAGGAAGAGGACATCCAG GCTTTGGCAGATGGCCCAACGTGGTGCTGGTGGCTCATCTCCATCCTGCCCCTTGACCCGTCCTACCAGCTGAACCTCttctccaccacctccctgcatGCCCGCCTCACCCAGCTGCAGCGCATCCTCAccgccctgctgcagcagcccccaggcaggCACCCGCTGCCTGAGCGCAGCCCCCAGGGCCATGTCTGA